Proteins encoded in a region of the Streptomyces sp. NBC_01471 genome:
- a CDS encoding ROK family protein, with protein sequence MVQRRSPLRLVPEPAPAPLASGARRTLGAVELVPGRITAAVLTMSGAVLERAETTYDAGAATPRDIDAALAGAARVFAGHDPDGVGVAAAGLVDPGAGLITEVNDVPGLHGYPVAARLGALTGLRVRVEHRARLQVLGDRWFGAGRGRRTFASVSTGGVLGVGILYDGEVLAPPGGRSGAHMTVSASGDPCTCGRRGCWKTVATTRWLRERARAAGLGDRVSLAGLVERTDGPARRVVEEYARNLALGLVNVQQLFAPGLFVLHGEAREGGERFRTLIEERLRADSADGASGAAEQPRVLVGAAAVDDVALLGGAGLVLSYL encoded by the coding sequence ATGGTGCAGAGACGTTCTCCGTTGCGGTTGGTGCCCGAGCCCGCTCCGGCCCCCCTCGCGTCCGGCGCCCGGCGGACGCTCGGCGCGGTCGAGCTGGTGCCCGGCCGGATCACGGCGGCCGTCCTGACGATGTCGGGCGCCGTGCTGGAACGGGCGGAGACCACGTACGACGCGGGCGCGGCGACACCGCGCGACATCGACGCAGCGCTCGCCGGGGCGGCCCGGGTCTTCGCCGGTCATGACCCGGACGGGGTAGGGGTGGCCGCCGCCGGGCTCGTCGACCCGGGCGCGGGCCTGATCACCGAGGTCAACGACGTCCCCGGACTGCACGGCTATCCGGTGGCGGCACGGCTGGGCGCGCTGACCGGGCTGCGGGTGCGGGTCGAGCACCGGGCCAGGCTCCAGGTGCTCGGCGACCGCTGGTTCGGTGCGGGCCGCGGACGGCGTACCTTCGCATCGGTCTCGACGGGCGGGGTGCTGGGCGTGGGCATCCTCTACGACGGTGAGGTGCTGGCCCCGCCGGGTGGCCGCAGCGGCGCCCATATGACCGTGTCGGCCAGCGGTGATCCGTGCACCTGCGGCCGTCGCGGCTGCTGGAAGACCGTGGCCACGACCCGCTGGCTGCGGGAGCGCGCCCGGGCGGCCGGGCTCGGCGACCGGGTTTCGCTGGCCGGGCTGGTGGAGCGGACGGACGGGCCGGCCCGCCGGGTGGTCGAGGAGTACGCGCGGAACCTGGCCCTGGGCCTGGTCAATGTGCAGCAGCTCTTCGCCCCCGGACTCTTCGTGCTGCACGGCGAGGCACGGGAGGGCGGCGAGCGGTTCCGGACGCTGATCGAGGAACGGCTGCGCGCCGACAGCGCCGACGGGGCGTCGGGCGCCGCCGAACAGCCGAGGGTGCTGGTCGGCGCGGCGGCCGTGGACGATGTGGCGCTGCTGGGCGGGGCCGGTCTCGTTCTGTCGTACCTGTAG